CTGGCTGGCGGCCAACCAGATCGACCGCCCGGCCGGCAAGATCGTCTATACCAGCATGCTCAACCAGCGCGGCGGGATCGTGATGGACGTGACGGTGGTGCGGCGCGCCCCCGAGCGCTTCTGGATCATCACGGGCGGCGGGCTGCTGCCGCACGACCTGGCCTGGGTGCGCAAGCACGCCCCGGCCGACGGCTCCGTCACAATCACCGATGTGTCGTCGGGCTGGGCCACGATCGGCCTGTGGGGCCCGAAGTCGCGCGAGCTGCTCCAGTCGGTGGCCGAGGAGGATGTGTCGAATGCGGCGTTCCCATACTACACCACCCGCGCGCTGATGATCGACACGGTGCCGGCCTTTGCGCTGCGCGTGTCGTATGCCGGCGAGCTAGGCTGGGAGCTGTACGCACCGGCCGAGTATGCGCTGCGGCTGTGGGATGTGCTGTGGGCGGCCGGCCAGCCGCATGGCCTGGTTGTGGCCGGCGGCGGCGCGTTCGACTCGCTGCGGCTCGAGAAGGGCTACCGGCTGTGGGGCGCCGACATCCACACCGACTATAATCCCTACGAGGCCGGGATCGGCTGGGCGGTGCGGCTCGACAAGGGCGAGTTCCAGGGGCGCGCGGCGCTGGTGCAGGCCAGGCAGGCCGGGCTCACGCGCAAGCTCTGCTGCATGACTCTTGACGGGCCGGGCGCGCTGCTGGGCAAGGAGCCGATCTTCGCGGCGGGGGCCGGATCGGGCGAGCCGGCGCTGGGCTATGTGACCAGCGCGAACTACGGCTATAGCGTGGGCGCGTTCATCGCCTATGGCTACCTGCCGATCGGGCTGGCCGCGCCCGGCACCAGGCTGGCGATCGAATACTTCGGCGAGCGCCTGCCGGCCACCGTGCGCGAGGAGCCGCTATTCGACCCGCAGATGGTGCGGCTAAAGCGCTAACATAGCCGAACAGCGCGCGCAGATCCCAGCAACCTGCGAAGCAGCGCGCCATACCGCCGCAGGCACACATGCACCGGCCGCAGATGCCGCGTCATATCGCAGCGTAGCCGCAGAAGCGCAGCGCCGTAAGCGCCAGCGTGCGCGTCGCCGTCGCGAGATCGGCGATTGGCACGAACTCGTCGGGCCGGTGCGACACGCGCACATCGCCAGGGCCAAACAGCACGCTAGGCGTCTGCCCGAGATTGACCAGCAGGCGCATATCGGCGCCGTAGGTCATGCCCTCGATCGTTGGCGCGCGGCCGGCGATGCTGCCGAACGCCTCGGCCACAGTCATGGCGATCGGGTGATCGGCCGCGATGCCGGCCGGCTCGAAGCGCCCGCCCCACCACTCGACGATCGGCGGATGTGCGCGCAGCCACGGGCTGGCCTGCGCGGCCGCCGCGACTGTCTGCTCGAAGCGCCGCTGCGCTGCCGCGATGTCTTCGCCGACGGCCAGGCCGTAGCGGCCCTCGCACACCAGGCTCTCGGCCACGCTCGAGGCCCAGGTGCCCGCGCGCACGGTGCCGATACACAGCGCGTAGGGCAGCGCATAGCGCGCGTACAGCGGGTCGCGCACCTGCTGATTACGCTCGCGCTCGAGCGCCATCAGCGCGGTGTACACCGGGAAGAACTGCTCGATCGCGCTGACACCCTCTTCGCGCACGCAGCCGTGTGCCGCCAGGCCGGGGATGCTCAGGCGGAAGTTGAGCGCGCCGGCCTGGGCCGGCGCAACGCACAGCTCGGTCGGCTCGATGATCACCGCGCCGTCGGCGCGGTAGCCGCGTAGCACCGTCGCCAGCGTGCCGATGCCGCCATCCTCCTCGCCAATCACACTCTGCACGATCAGGCGGCCCTTGAGCCGCACGCCGGCATCGTGCAGCGCCCTGGCGGCCAATAGTGCGCAGCACAGGCCGCCCTTCATATCGACCGCGCCACGCCCGTAGACCCGCCCATCGGCGATCGTGCCCTGGAATGGCGGGTAGTGCCAGTTGGCGCTGTCGCCGGCCGGCACGACATCGGTGTGGCCATTGAAGATCAGGCTGCGCCCGCCATGCTCGCCGCCGAGTATGCCGACCACGCCCAGCCCGTGGCTGCGCTCGACTTCCCACGAGCAGTGTGGGTGGCGCTGTAGCGTGGCGAAATCGAGTTCCCAGGCATCGACCTCGAAGCCGCTCTGGCGCATCCAGCTGGCCACACGCTGTTGCACCGCCAGCTCGGCCGGCGTGCCGTCGAGGCTTGGGATGGCGATCAGCTCGCAGAGCAAGGCCAGCAGCGCGTCCATATCGATCGCGTCAAGCACCCTCTGTTCAGTCTCGTTCATGCGATTTCCTCATAGATCGATCGCCAGCACCGGGCGCTGCGGGTGCTCGCGCGCAACCGCGAAGCCGGCCGCGCGGAATAGCTGCTCGGGGCCGGTCCACATATCGCCCGCGTCGAGGTTGTCGCCGCGCTTGGGGAAGGCCTCGACCCGCCGCACCCCGCGCTGGCGCAAATCGGCCAGCACCGCGCCCAGCATGCCGCGCGCCAGCCCACGCCGCCGGTAGGCCGGGTCGATGAAGAAGCAGGTGATCGCCCAGGTGTCGGGCGCAGGCGCCAGCCCCAGCTGCGCCACCAGCTTGGCCAGCCGGTCGCGCCGGCCAGCCTGGCACCAGCCGGCCACCTGGCCAGCCAGGTAGGCCAGGTAGCCGTCGTACTCGCCGCCGTCGCACAGCTGCTCGCGCAGCGTGCGGTTATGGCCGGCTGTGCGCTCGCCCCAGCCGTCCCAGCCGGGCACCCACCAGGCCACGCAGTAGCACCAGCCGCCTGCGGGCGCGCGATCGTGCAGCCCAAAGAAGTCGGCCCGATCGCCGGCCGCGAAGCGCCGTACGTGAAGCTCAGCTGGTTCGGGCATGGCTACCTCCTCCAGGGTGGCAGGTGATGTTGGCATGGTTGCGCGTGATTGCTGCATTATACTGCGAGATCGCCATTCCAGGGCGATACGGCCAGGCGCGCGCCGGCCCGTGTTCCGGGCATGGCCGGCCTGTGGCCGCGCGGTACACAAGCGTTGTTCGTGTTCGGTTTGTGCGCTCTGGAACTCGTAGTTGAAATGCTGCCGCGCCAGCGTTTATACTATTAGCGCTTGCGCGTATTGGTGCCTGCGGCAGCACGGCACGTATGCATAGTCACTGCGGAGGGGTACCATGGCATTTCCGGCGTTCGTTCATACGGTTAACAGCACCACCGCCGACGCGGCCTGGCCAGTCGAGGGCCAGGGCTGGAACGAGTGCGGCTGCACGGCTGCCTCGAACGCGGCCAACCTGCTGGCCCACGCGCCGCGCTACCGCAAGGACGACTTTGTACGCCAGGCCGGCATGTTCTTTCAGCCGCAATGGGGTGGCACACCCAGCCCGATCACTACCTGGCTGCTCCAGCGCCATGGCTTCGGCACGCACTTCGGCAACCTTCAGCAGACCGACTACGAGCTGGTGCTGCGCGATCTGATCAAGCGTGGCATCCCGGTAATCATCGAGCTGGGTATCGTCAAGGTGCGCTCGGTGGCGGTGTCGGGCCAGCATTCGGTGGTGCTGGTGGGCTATAGCGAGCCCTACCGCGACCACGCCGGCACGCTGCGCGAGGAGTATTACCTGGTCGACGCGCAGTGGCCGCGGCTCGGCGAGTTCTCGCTTGCGTCGAACAATTGGGATTTCAACGGCGATGGCGTGGTCGAGGAATTCCCCGGCAACCGCACGCTCTCGCGCCAGGAGCTGAATATCGCCTACCCGATGCGCACCTACTTCCCGGTGTTTCCCACCAAGTCGGATCACGACACCTGGTATCGTAACAACATCTGGGCCGATACGGGGGTGCCGCTGCTGGGTAGCCTGGCCGGCGCATTCCTGATCGGCTCGCGCGACCGATGGGATGGCCCGCCAGCCGGTGTTTGAACACAGCCAAGCCAACCGAATTGGGAGTGTACGCGGCCGTGCTGGCGCCGCCCCCAACAAAAAAGCCCCGCCACGAGCCGTGGCGGGGCCTATGCGTGGTGTGCGATTACTTGACTGTCAGTGTGCCCTTCATGCCTGCGGCGTAGTGGCCGGGGAAGGTACACAGGAAGCTATAGGTACCTGGCTCGACTTTAACCGTGATGCTGTCGCTCTCACCGCCGTTCAGCAGCTTGGTGTTGGCCAGAATGTTGGCCTTATCGTCGGGGATGTAGCCCTTGGCATCGCCAGCGCCAACACCCTCTTCGTCGACCTTCGCGGCCACGTCGTCGCCGCCCTTGACCAGCACCCAGTTGTGCTTCTGGGCGCTCGAGCCATTCTTGAAGGTCAGCTTCACGTCGCCGGGTGCTGCCGTCAGGTTGGCCGGGGCAAACTGCAGCTGCTCGCCTGCGGTCGAGACATTCAGACTCGTCGCGCCGCCGCCGGCCGGGGCAGCAGCACCACCGCCACAGGCTGCCAGAACCAACGCGCTCACCACTGCAATGCCAGCAAGCCAGAAACGTACCTTGAGGTTCATTCGATAACTCCTTTTATATGACAACCTGCCTTCGATTGAGCGTGTGTATTATCTCACAATCATCTTGTTTGTCAAATCCAAGCTATGATGCAAGCCGCTGCAAATGGGTGCGACCCCACGCCGACAAAAAGCGTATATACTGTTAGCGGCTGTTTGGAACGCCGGAAGTGCGCGGGGCCACGCCGGTGCGCACGCTGGTTGGCAGCGTGAAGCCGGATGACGCCCTACCAGACCAGCCATTAGCTTCGTAGTCGGTAGGAATGCCTGTAGCCAGCAGCCGGGGCATTGGATATTGTACCTCCGAGCTGGCATAGCAGTAGGTGTGACATGTTCACTATATTGTTCAGTCGCACGCAGCAGCGCGCGCGCACGCTGGCGGCCGGGCTGCTGCTGCTGCTCGCGGTGCTGCCGCTGGCCACACCGGCCGCAGCCCAATCGAAATCGGTGGTGGTCGAGCGCCGCGACGGCGACATTACCATACTCGAGAACGGCGATGTCCAGGTGATCGAGACATGGAAGACGCGCTTTATCGGCGGCCCGTTTCGCTTCGCGTTCCGCGCGATTCCGCTCAGCCGGGTCGAGGCGATCGATAGCTGGGGCGTGAGCGAGGGCGGGCAGAACTACCAGCAGGCCAGCGACGAGCGCGCCGGCTCGTACACCGTGGCGCCGAGCAATAGCGAGCAGAAAATCACCTGGTACTTCCCATCCACCAGCGACCAGACTCGCACATTCACATTGCGCTACCGGCTCAAGGGCGCGCTACGCGTCTACCCCGACGGCGACCAGCTCTTCTGGAAGTTCATCGAAGCCGATCGCCAGTACACGATCAACCAGTCGCGCGTGACGGTACACCTGCCACCCGGCGTCGACGCCGGCCAGCTGAAGATCGCCAGCTACCGTAATTCCAGCGACGAGACCGGCCACGCGCGGGTGGTCGATGGGCAAACGGCGCTGTTCGACGGCGGCTCATTCGGCGGCGGCGACGAGTGGGAGGTGCGCGTGCAGTTCCCGCATGGCCTGGTGCGCACGGCTGCCCCGGCCTGGCAGGCCGCCGACGACGCGCGGATCGCGGCGGAGGCCGCGCGCAAGGCCCGCGAGCCGTTCTATAACCTGATCGCGCTGGTGACGAGCATGCTGCTGGCGTTGGGCGGCTCGGCCGGCCTATACCTGCTGTGGTACCGGCGCGGGCGCGACCTGCCCACCGGCATCGCGGCCGAGTTCTACCCGACCCCACCCGAAGACGTGCCGCCCGGCCTGGTTGGCACGCTGATCGACGAGCGCGCCGACATGAAAGACATCATCGCCACGCTGATCGATCTGGCGCGCCGTGGCTACCTGCAGATCGCCGAGCAGACCAAGCAAGGCTTTCTCAGCACCTCGCGCGACTTCACATTCGTGCGGGGCGAGGCCGACCTGCGCCAGCTGCGGCCATACGAGCGCGCGCTGTTCAACAAGATCTTCGGCGCGGCCATGGACGAGCGTAGCCTGTCGAGCCTGCGCAACCAGTTCTACACCGAGCTGCCCGAGATCAAGAAATCGATGTACGATGAAGTTGTGCGCCAGGGCTACTTCGACGAAAGCCCGAACAGCGTGCGCAACCGCTACACCCTGCTGGCGGTGCTGGCGCTGGTGTTGGCGCTGCTCATGGGCTGCTTCGGCACCAGCCTGCTGGCGATCTACACGCCGATCGCGCCGCTGCTCGGCTTCGTGCTGGTCGCGCTGGCGATCGGCTTTGTCGTGCTCAGCCGCTTCATGCCGCGCAAGACTCAGCCGGGCGCGCTGGCGGCGGCCAAGTGGCTGGCGTTTCGGCGCTACCTCGAGCGGATCGACAAATACGCCAATGTGGCCGAGGCCAAAGACCAGTTCGAGCGCTACCTGCCCTACGCAGTGGCCTTCGGCCTCGAGCGCAGCTGGGTGCAGAAGTTCGAGCAGGTGAATACCCCCGCGCCCGGCTGGTATTACCCATACGGCTATGGCTACGGCTATGGCTCGCACCACCGATCGCCAGCAGGCGGCGCACCCGAGCAGGGCGCGGGCGGCTCGGGCGGCGGCATGCCCTCGCTCGACCAGGCGGCAGGTGGGGCGTTCGCCGGGCTAAACACCATGAGCGCGGGCTTCTTCGACATGCTCAACTCGACCTCGTCGGTGTTCACCAGCTCGCCCTCGAGCTCGAGCGGCGGCGGCGGCGGGTTTAGCGGCGGCGGCGGCGGTGGTGGCGGCGGCGGTGGCGGGTCGAGCGGCTTTGGCTAGATTTGGCGGGTTGCACGACGCACTACGCACGACGCACGACGCACTATGTACACAGGCGGGTTGCGCACAGAAGGATGGCATGCATGATCGGAAGTGGAAAAACTGTTGGTATGATCCTGATCGCGGCCGGCGTGATCATTCTGTTGATCGTCGCGATCTTCACCGGCTCGGGTGTGGCCTCGGGCCGGCTGAGTGGCTCGGGTGCCATCCTGGGCATCGGGCTATTCGGCGTGCTGCCGCTGCTGGTGCTGGGCGGCGTCGGCGCCTACCTGTTCAGCAAAGGCCGCAGCGAAGAGCAGGAGCTGGCCGGCGTGCGCAAGAAAGAGCGCCTGCTGGGCCTGATCCAGTCGCAGGGTAAAGCCTCGCTCAACTCAATTATCGTCGAAATGAAGATGACCCGCGACGAAGTCAAGCGCGACATCTACGAGCTGGTGCAGCAAGGGCTGTTTACCGGCTACATCGACTGGAGCACCAACACATTCTATTCGAAGGACGCAGCGCAGGTAGGCAGCAACAAGTGCCCGAACTGCGGCGGCGTGCGCGAGCTGGTGGGCCAGGGCATCGTCAAATGCCAGTACTGCGGCGCCGAGCTGTTCATCCCGCCGGGCGCGCCGCAGACGAGCGCCACGCCTGCGCCGCCGCCGGCCGCCAAGCCGTAAGCTAGGGCGCGCTGCTCAGGTTTCGCTCGCGCGTATCGTGTGTATGGCCTATGCTAGTGCCGGCAGCGCACATACGCTCAGCGGTTGGCTGGCTCCCAGAGCGCAAGCCAGCGGGAAGCGCCGTGCTGGCGCAGGTAAAACCCGACACCTACATTCGAAGAGCTAACCAAGCCCGGCCGCGCAGCGGCCGCTACTAACGGAGGGAACCCATGGCCCGAATTATTGATGTGATCGAGTTTGTCGATGAGACCGGCCGCGAGATCATCCACCGCGAACCCGAGGGCGAGGCCTTCGACATCCGCTTCGGCTCGCAGCTGATTGTGCGCCCGAGCCAGGTGGCGATCTTCTTCCGCGACGGCCAGGCGCTCGACTCGTTCGGCCCCGGCCGGCACACGCTCACCACCGCCAACATCCCGATCCTGGCCGGCCTGATCGGCATGGCCACCGGTGGCCGCACGCCGTTCCCGGCCGAGGTGCTGTTCGTGAACATGCGCCAATTCGTCGATCAGAAATGGGGCACAAGCGAGCCGGTGACGGTGCGCGATAGTGCCTTTGGCATGATCCGGCTGCGCGCATTCGGCAGCTACGCCTACCAGGTGAAAGAGCCGCTGCAGTTCGCCAACCAGATCGCCGGGCAGCAGGGCATCTTCACCACCGGTGAGCTCGAGAACTACCTGCGCAGCTTCATTATGCAGCGCTTCACCGATGTGCTGGGCGAACAGCAGCGCAGCCTGCTCGAGCTGGCCGGCCAGTTCAGCGAGCTGAGCACCGGCGTCAAGGCGCAGCTGGCCGACGACTTCAGCGCGATTGGCCTGCAGCTATCGGCCTTCTACGTCGGCTCGATCTCGCCGACCGAGGACACTGCCAAGGCGATCGACGAGCGCGCGTCGATGGGCGCGATCGGCGACATGGACGCCTACATGAAGTTCAAGGCCGCCCGTGCCATGGGCGACGCCGCCAATAACCCCGGCGGCGAAGCCGGCAGCACCGTGGGCCTCGGCGCGGGCGTAGGCCTTGGCGCGGCAATTGCCGGTGCGATTGGGCAGGCCTTCCAGCCACGCCCGGCCACCCCCGCCGCCGCCGCTGCCCCGGCCGAGCCGGCCGCTGCGAGCGGCGCGTTGACGCGCGCCCAGGTGCAAGAGGCGATCGACGCGCTTGATTTGCGCTTCTCGAAGGGCGAGATCGCCGAGGAGACCTATAATCGTATGATCAAGAAGTGGGAGGATCGGCTGAAAGAGCTGGGCGGATAGTTGGAGCATGGGGGTATCGGGGCTGCGCGCCCGCGTGCCCCGTGGCGGAACACTCCAACAAATCGTGCGCAGGCCCAGGCGGTTGGGGCGTGTAGCGCTGCACCATGCCCGGCGCCCGGGCCATGGCATGAATCGATGGCATTGGGGCTGGCATGGCCTCGCTTGCCGGAGGGGTATGAGGGGAACCGGCCGGGTTCCCCTCATCGCGGGCACGGGGGCGCAGCGCCTCGAACAGCTCACAACAAAGCAACCACCATGAGCGAAACCGACTTCCACTACACCAAAGACACCCACGCCGCAGCCTCGACCGGCCACTACGTCTTCAACCAGCTCATCCCCTACATCGGCAACAAACGCAAGCTGCTGCCGCTGCTGCAGCAGGCGATCATCCAGGCCGGCGCGCACCCAGGTGCGACGTTCCTCGACCTGTTTGCGGGCAGCGGCGTGGTGGCGCGCATGGCCAAGCAGCTCGGCTTCCGCGTGTTTGCGAACGACTGGGAGCCGTATGCCGGTGAGATCAATCGATGCTATATTGAGTGCAGCGCCCCGCCACCCTTCACCGCGCTGGGCGGGTATGCGGCCGCGCTGGGCCGGCTCAACGCGCTGCCGCCGCAGGTCGATTGGGTGACGCGCCACCTCTGCCCGGCCAGCGACCAGCGCTACGACACCGCGCGCGACCGCATGTTCTACACCCGCGCCAACGGCATGATCATCGACGCGATGCGCGCCCAGATTGCTGACTGGGAGCAGGCCGGCCTGCTCGCACCGCTTGAGCGCGCCTGCCTGCTGGCGCCGATGCTCTACCAGGCCAGCTATACCAGCAATACCAGCGGCGTGTTCAAGGGTTTCCATAATGGCTGGGGCGGCCAGACCAGAACGGCGCTCTACCGCATCCTGGCGCGCTTCGAGCTGCGGCCGGCCGTATTTTACGACAATCGGCAGGCCAACCAGGTGTTTCAGCTCGAGGCCGAGCTGCTGGCACGCCAGCTGCGCGCGGCCCGGCAGCGCCCCGAGATCGCCTACCTCGACCCGCCCTACAACCAGCACCCCTATGGCAGCAACTACCACGTGCTGAATTCGATCGCGCTATGGGATCGGCCGCCGCTCAGCGAGCAGATCGCCGGGCGCAACAAGGCCGCTATTCGCGACGACTGGCGCACCGCGCGGCGCAGCGCCTACAACTACCGCGGCGAGGCCGAGCGGGCCTTTGCGGCGCTGCTGGCGGCGCTCGATGCGCACTACATCCTCACGAGCTACAGCACCGATGGCGTCGTGCCGCTCGAGGCGTTGGTGCGCAT
The sequence above is drawn from the Candidatus Kouleothrix ribensis genome and encodes:
- a CDS encoding ArgE/DapE family deacylase, producing the protein MNETEQRVLDAIDMDALLALLCELIAIPSLDGTPAELAVQQRVASWMRQSGFEVDAWELDFATLQRHPHCSWEVERSHGLGVVGILGGEHGGRSLIFNGHTDVVPAGDSANWHYPPFQGTIADGRVYGRGAVDMKGGLCCALLAARALHDAGVRLKGRLIVQSVIGEEDGGIGTLATVLRGYRADGAVIIEPTELCVAPAQAGALNFRLSIPGLAAHGCVREEGVSAIEQFFPVYTALMALERERNQQVRDPLYARYALPYALCIGTVRAGTWASSVAESLVCEGRYGLAVGEDIAAAQRRFEQTVAAAAQASPWLRAHPPIVEWWGGRFEPAGIAADHPIAMTVAEAFGSIAGRAPTIEGMTYGADMRLLVNLGQTPSVLFGPGDVRVSHRPDEFVPIADLATATRTLALTALRFCGYAAI
- a CDS encoding GNAT family N-acetyltransferase; this encodes MPEPAELHVRRFAAGDRADFFGLHDRAPAGGWCYCVAWWVPGWDGWGERTAGHNRTLREQLCDGGEYDGYLAYLAGQVAGWCQAGRRDRLAKLVAQLGLAPAPDTWAITCFFIDPAYRRRGLARGMLGAVLADLRQRGVRRVEAFPKRGDNLDAGDMWTGPEQLFRAAGFAVAREHPQRPVLAIDL
- a CDS encoding auracyanin yields the protein MNLKVRFWLAGIAVVSALVLAACGGGAAAPAGGGATSLNVSTAGEQLQFAPANLTAAPGDVKLTFKNGSSAQKHNWVLVKGGDDVAAKVDEEGVGAGDAKGYIPDDKANILANTKLLNGGESDSITVKVEPGTYSFLCTFPGHYAAGMKGTLTVK
- a CDS encoding SPFH domain-containing protein gives rise to the protein MARIIDVIEFVDETGREIIHREPEGEAFDIRFGSQLIVRPSQVAIFFRDGQALDSFGPGRHTLTTANIPILAGLIGMATGGRTPFPAEVLFVNMRQFVDQKWGTSEPVTVRDSAFGMIRLRAFGSYAYQVKEPLQFANQIAGQQGIFTTGELENYLRSFIMQRFTDVLGEQQRSLLELAGQFSELSTGVKAQLADDFSAIGLQLSAFYVGSISPTEDTAKAIDERASMGAIGDMDAYMKFKAARAMGDAANNPGGEAGSTVGLGAGVGLGAAIAGAIGQAFQPRPATPAAAAAPAEPAAASGALTRAQVQEAIDALDLRFSKGEIAEETYNRMIKKWEDRLKELGG
- a CDS encoding DNA adenine methylase; the encoded protein is MSETDFHYTKDTHAAASTGHYVFNQLIPYIGNKRKLLPLLQQAIIQAGAHPGATFLDLFAGSGVVARMAKQLGFRVFANDWEPYAGEINRCYIECSAPPPFTALGGYAAALGRLNALPPQVDWVTRHLCPASDQRYDTARDRMFYTRANGMIIDAMRAQIADWEQAGLLAPLERACLLAPMLYQASYTSNTSGVFKGFHNGWGGQTRTALYRILARFELRPAVFYDNRQANQVFQLEAELLARQLRAARQRPEIAYLDPPYNQHPYGSNYHVLNSIALWDRPPLSEQIAGRNKAAIRDDWRTARRSAYNYRGEAERAFAALLAALDAHYILTSYSTDGVVPLEALVRICTERGHTSVVQREYKRYRVSSQRFSHKPLTIEFVLIVDTQRRHTGPSPEAICEQLRHAERAALAEHPERRG